A genomic stretch from Nitrobacter winogradskyi Nb-255 includes:
- a CDS encoding lytic transglycosylase domain-containing protein, which translates to MTQIGTFTKTKTGFSGRLRTLALDVERPSFRSLSAVIPLIDRIADHPSDPIARQAAVARSAGQGRPQGRRSLALDRSEHGGRLMASRNGGPCTALSSIIATLIACGVIVVAAPTASADPTPTNRGSTVAPSGPWAPHIAEAAKRFAIPERWIRAVMAVESHGDRTARSPKGAIGLMQIMPKTWDELRARHALGNDPWQPRANILAGAAYLREMHDRYGTVEAMLAAYNAGPGRYDKHLATGQALPAETIDYVAKITPTIDVTASVVRSIGRPLHPSWSRAPLFVARSIAAGEDDRDAGESPSGRPSNGLPITGLSALVPPSAGLFVRRPEDDGGQR; encoded by the coding sequence ATGACGCAGATCGGCACGTTCACGAAGACCAAGACCGGCTTCAGCGGTCGCCTCCGCACGCTCGCGCTCGACGTCGAGCGCCCGTCGTTCCGATCCTTGTCTGCCGTCATCCCTCTGATCGATCGGATCGCGGATCATCCCTCCGACCCGATCGCCCGTCAGGCGGCCGTCGCGCGCAGCGCAGGTCAAGGGCGGCCGCAGGGCCGGCGCAGCCTTGCCCTTGACCGAAGCGAGCACGGTGGCAGGCTGATGGCGTCTCGGAATGGCGGGCCATGCACGGCCCTGTCATCGATCATCGCGACGTTGATCGCGTGCGGCGTGATCGTTGTAGCCGCGCCTACCGCGTCGGCCGATCCGACACCCACAAATCGCGGCTCGACGGTTGCGCCGTCCGGTCCGTGGGCGCCGCACATCGCCGAGGCGGCGAAGCGCTTCGCCATTCCCGAGCGCTGGATACGCGCGGTCATGGCCGTCGAGAGCCACGGCGATCGGACCGCGCGATCGCCCAAGGGCGCGATCGGCTTGATGCAGATCATGCCGAAGACATGGGACGAGTTGCGCGCGCGTCACGCACTCGGAAATGACCCTTGGCAACCGCGCGCCAACATCCTGGCCGGCGCGGCGTACCTGCGCGAGATGCATGACCGCTACGGCACGGTAGAAGCGATGCTTGCTGCTTACAATGCCGGCCCTGGCCGCTATGACAAGCATCTTGCCACCGGCCAGGCGCTCCCCGCCGAAACCATCGACTATGTCGCGAAGATCACGCCGACGATCGACGTTACGGCCTCCGTTGTGCGGTCCATTGGCCGTCCATTGCACCCGTCATGGTCACGCGCTCCGCTGTTCGTTGCGCGTTCCATCGCCGCAGGCGAGGACGATCGCGATGCCGGCGAGTCTCCTTCCGGCCGACCTTCGAACGGATTGCCGATTACCGGTCTATCAGCGCTCGTGCCGCCGTCCGCCGGACTCTTCGTGCGCAGGCCTGAAGACGACGGAGGACAGCGATGA
- a CDS encoding TrbI/VirB10 family protein, translating to MTDAPNPSPGDIRAELRLRPEQPRVTRLSRKVLIMLGGVSAAAIMAALFWALDANRRASQSPNELYNTENRTPADGLAGLPKDYTGIPKLGPALPGDLGRPILHAQDEGKPVVAPDIRTPRADPAEQRRLAEIEAARVAKVFTDSRGVQATVASAAAVGRIDPTTGLTLPTETPPLDPGAAQNMQDRKLSFVNAAVDRRTVTPDRVQEKASPYVVQAGTVIPAALITGIKSDLPGTITAQVTEQVYDTPTGKQLLIPQGARLIGQYDSQVAFGQSRVLLVWNRIIMPNGTSIVLERQQGADAQGYSGLEDDVDYHWGQLFKAAILSTLLGVGTEIGASNNENEIARAIRQSSQDTDSDVGRQLIRRQLNIQPTLTIRPGFPVRVIVNRDLILQPYGAAKEPS from the coding sequence ATGACCGACGCACCTAATCCGTCTCCCGGCGATATCCGCGCCGAACTGCGCTTGCGGCCCGAGCAGCCCCGCGTCACGCGCCTGTCGCGCAAAGTGCTCATCATGCTTGGCGGAGTCAGCGCCGCCGCCATCATGGCCGCGCTGTTCTGGGCGCTTGATGCCAACCGGCGCGCCAGTCAATCTCCCAATGAACTCTACAACACGGAGAACCGCACACCGGCGGATGGACTTGCTGGCCTGCCGAAGGACTACACCGGCATCCCAAAGCTCGGCCCGGCGCTGCCGGGCGACCTGGGCCGCCCGATCCTGCACGCGCAGGATGAAGGCAAGCCCGTCGTCGCGCCAGATATCCGCACACCGCGCGCCGATCCGGCGGAGCAGCGCCGTCTTGCCGAGATCGAAGCCGCGCGCGTTGCCAAGGTGTTCACCGACAGTCGCGGTGTGCAGGCGACGGTCGCATCTGCGGCGGCGGTTGGTCGGATCGATCCAACCACAGGCCTCACGCTGCCGACCGAAACGCCGCCGCTCGATCCGGGCGCAGCGCAGAACATGCAGGATCGCAAGCTCTCCTTCGTCAATGCTGCCGTCGATCGCCGCACCGTCACGCCTGACCGCGTGCAGGAGAAGGCGTCGCCCTATGTCGTGCAGGCCGGCACTGTCATTCCCGCCGCGCTGATTACCGGCATCAAATCCGATCTGCCCGGAACGATCACCGCGCAGGTGACGGAGCAGGTTTACGACACCCCGACCGGCAAGCAGCTTCTCATTCCGCAGGGCGCACGGCTGATCGGTCAGTACGACAGCCAGGTCGCATTCGGGCAGTCGCGCGTCTTGCTCGTCTGGAATCGCATCATCATGCCGAACGGCACGTCGATCGTGCTGGAGCGGCAGCAGGGCGCCGATGCACAGGGCTATTCCGGGCTCGAGGACGACGTCGACTATCATTGGGGCCAACTCTTCAAGGCGGCAATCCTCTCGACCTTGCTCGGCGTCGGCACCGAGATCGGCGCCAGCAACAATGAGAACGAGATCGCGCGTGCGATCCGTCAAAGTAGTCAGGACACCGACTCAGATGTTGGCCGCCAGCTCATCCGCCGCCAGCTCAACATTCAGCCGACGCTCACCATCCGGCCGGGCTTCCCCGTCCGCGTGATCGTCAATCGCGACCTGATATTGCAGCCCTATGGGGCGGCGAAGGAGCCGTCATGA
- a CDS encoding helix-turn-helix transcriptional regulator yields MPEKTEKTWPRFVRTPEAARLLGLSPRTLEKHRCDGTGPVYHKLGGRVVYTIADIEAWIDVCARQSTSESAAGQAAGAAG; encoded by the coding sequence ATGCCGGAGAAGACCGAGAAGACTTGGCCGCGTTTCGTGCGCACGCCCGAGGCCGCGCGTCTGCTCGGTCTTTCGCCACGCACGCTTGAGAAGCATCGTTGCGACGGCACCGGGCCGGTCTATCACAAGCTCGGCGGGCGCGTGGTCTATACCATCGCCGACATTGAAGCCTGGATCGACGTCTGCGCACGTCAGTCCACATCGGAATCCGCTGCCGGCCAGGCGGCCGGCGCGGCGGGCTGA
- a CDS encoding ATP-dependent nuclease, which yields MARIRIIDIRNFRCLKSFIWRPSGGINCLIGPGDAGKSSVLDAIDYCLGARRNLSFSDADFHGLDVSAPISISVTLGELDDGLKSMEVYGNYLRSFDAATGEIDDEPESGKETVLTLNLSVKSDLEPVWTLVSDRAEAQGQTRYLTWSDRNRLCPTRIGAFAENDLAWRRSSVLTKLSDEKAETSGAMAVAARQARAAFGDIAEQQLSARRPSPGHETGRTSS from the coding sequence TTGGCCCGCATTCGCATCATCGATATTCGCAACTTTCGTTGCCTCAAATCTTTCATCTGGCGACCGTCGGGCGGCATCAACTGCCTGATCGGCCCTGGCGATGCGGGCAAGTCTTCAGTTCTTGATGCGATCGACTATTGCCTTGGCGCGAGACGCAACCTTTCGTTCTCGGACGCGGATTTCCACGGACTGGACGTTTCAGCGCCGATATCCATCTCGGTTACGCTCGGCGAACTGGATGACGGCCTCAAGAGCATGGAGGTGTACGGCAACTATCTTCGTTCATTCGATGCGGCAACGGGCGAAATCGACGATGAGCCCGAAAGCGGCAAGGAGACGGTGCTAACTCTGAACCTTTCCGTAAAAAGCGATCTCGAGCCAGTATGGACGCTCGTTTCCGACCGGGCCGAGGCGCAAGGGCAGACTCGCTATCTTACCTGGAGCGATCGCAACCGACTTTGCCCGACGCGGATCGGCGCCTTCGCCGAGAACGATCTGGCCTGGCGACGTAGCTCGGTTTTGACGAAGCTTTCCGACGAGAAGGCAGAAACCTCCGGTGCGATGGCAGTGGCAGCTCGACAAGCACGCGCCGCTTTCGGCGACATCGCGGAACAACAACTCTCCGCAAGGCGTCCGTCACCCGGTCATGAAACAGGTCGGACATCGAGTTAA
- a CDS encoding DNA -binding domain-containing protein gives MTNKSAFKDSPPLTERVNAYDEAHLATYLRLLDAAEEGADWREVVKIVFGLDAEADPQRAKQMHDSHLARARWMTEHGYRHLLQPRMQ, from the coding sequence ATGACGAATAAGTCCGCCTTCAAGGACAGCCCGCCGCTGACCGAGCGGGTGAACGCCTACGACGAAGCCCATCTCGCCACCTATCTCCGGCTGCTCGACGCGGCCGAGGAAGGCGCCGACTGGCGCGAGGTGGTCAAGATCGTCTTCGGCCTCGATGCCGAGGCCGATCCGCAGCGCGCGAAGCAGATGCACGACAGTCACCTGGCCCGCGCGCGCTGGATGACCGAGCACGGCTACCGGCATCTCCTCCAGCCGCGCATGCAGTGA
- a CDS encoding MBL fold metallo-hydrolase has translation MAFSVEFLPVGDSDGDAILIQYGTENSWYLNIVDGGYASIGEKVVEHIHEHYGRDININNMVVSHADNDHAAGLIEVFKNFRVGTLWMNRPWLYANEVIDQFHGNWTVEGWIKHVRGTHDYLVELEDLARARGMEPQEVFQGAQIGPCYVLAPSRSRYISLIPNLDKTPPPYKSDATPRSIFETARSLLDRIKETLQIETLDANPPATSASNETSVVQLAVYESHKVLLTADAGPAALTEAANYAHLLGMLSAPNLVQIPHQGSRRNVTPAVLNAWCPSSDNLRLIRHF, from the coding sequence GTGGCCTTTTCAGTAGAATTCTTGCCCGTCGGGGACAGCGACGGCGATGCGATACTTATTCAATACGGTACCGAGAACTCTTGGTACTTAAACATTGTTGATGGTGGCTATGCCTCCATCGGCGAGAAGGTCGTCGAACATATTCACGAGCACTACGGTCGCGATATCAACATTAACAACATGGTCGTTTCCCACGCCGATAACGATCATGCGGCCGGGCTAATTGAGGTTTTCAAGAACTTCCGCGTTGGCACGCTCTGGATGAATCGACCGTGGCTCTACGCCAATGAAGTCATCGACCAGTTTCACGGAAACTGGACGGTCGAGGGTTGGATTAAACACGTTCGCGGCACGCATGATTACCTGGTCGAACTTGAAGACCTCGCTCGTGCTCGCGGCATGGAGCCACAGGAGGTCTTCCAAGGCGCCCAGATTGGCCCCTGCTATGTCCTCGCCCCGTCGCGTAGCCGGTACATCTCGCTAATTCCGAACCTAGACAAAACGCCGCCCCCATACAAAAGCGACGCAACACCGCGTTCTATCTTTGAGACAGCCCGTAGCCTGCTTGACCGAATAAAGGAGACTTTACAGATCGAAACGTTGGACGCGAACCCTCCGGCAACGTCTGCGTCGAATGAGACAAGTGTTGTCCAGCTCGCTGTTTATGAAAGCCACAAAGTCCTGCTTACCGCTGACGCTGGACCAGCCGCGCTCACGGAAGCCGCAAATTACGCGCATCTGCTCGGGATGTTGAGCGCCCCGAACCTCGTTCAGATCCCCCACCAAGGAAGTCGTCGCAACGTGACGCCGGCAGTGCTCAACGCTTGGTGTCCGTCGTCAGATAATTTGAGACTGATCAGACATTTCTAG
- a CDS encoding S26 family signal peptidase: MTARRRTLLAMLTGAALIVAPAWSRPELRFIWNASASVPIGLYRIVPGNHVDVTDLAVVMPPAELAAFLDERGYLPRGLPLIKRVLALGGTRICRRDSAIIAYDGIYGQALARDTRGRPLPDWQGCRTLHDGEAFFMNWDSPDSFDSRYFGPLPISTIVGRAIPIWTTDGTDPAAESLRAPVSDEP; encoded by the coding sequence ATGACCGCGCGCCGCAGGACGCTGCTCGCAATGCTCACGGGTGCGGCGCTGATCGTCGCGCCGGCCTGGAGCCGCCCCGAACTCCGCTTCATCTGGAACGCATCCGCCAGCGTGCCGATCGGTCTCTATCGCATCGTGCCCGGCAATCATGTCGACGTCACCGATCTCGCCGTCGTCATGCCGCCCGCCGAGCTGGCGGCATTCCTCGACGAGCGCGGCTACCTGCCGCGCGGCCTGCCGCTCATCAAGCGCGTGCTGGCGCTCGGCGGTACGAGAATCTGCCGGCGCGACAGCGCCATTATCGCCTATGACGGAATCTACGGGCAGGCGCTCGCGCGCGATACGCGCGGCCGACCGCTGCCCGACTGGCAAGGCTGCCGCACGCTCCATGACGGCGAAGCCTTCTTCATGAATTGGGACAGTCCCGACAGCTTCGACAGCCGCTATTTCGGGCCGCTTCCGATCAGCACCATCGTCGGTCGCGCCATTCCCATCTGGACCACCGACGGCACCGATCCGGCCGCGGAATCCCTCCGCGCGCCGGTCTCCGACGAGCCGTGA
- a CDS encoding type II toxin-antitoxin system Phd/YefM family antitoxin, which translates to MTITTLSSRELNHDVSSAKKAAQNGPVVITDRGKPSHVLMTYDEFRRLSGKRRSLTQALAMPGLSDIDFDPPRVEIAPRGVDLS; encoded by the coding sequence GTGACAATCACCACTCTTTCCAGCCGCGAGCTGAACCATGACGTCAGCAGCGCCAAGAAGGCCGCGCAAAATGGCCCGGTCGTCATCACCGACCGGGGCAAGCCCTCCCATGTGCTGATGACCTATGACGAGTTCCGCCGTCTCAGCGGCAAGCGCCGCAGCTTGACGCAAGCGCTTGCCATGCCGGGCCTTTCGGACATCGATTTTGATCCGCCGCGTGTCGAAATCGCGCCGCGCGGGGTCGATCTGTCTTGA
- the tenA gene encoding thiaminase II, with product MDVFDRLKAATPADWRSYIDHDFVRQMGAGTLPQTAFRTYLVQDYLFLIQFARVYALATYKSRTLADMKAAQAGLAAIFDEMDLHVRLCDRWGLSPEDIEAAPEHQATIAYTRFVLDCGAAGDLLDLHVALAPCVIGYAEIGRNLAPNGIDALGDHPYREWIAEYAGDAYQAVAANARHHLDDLAARAMTERRFDELATLFGKASRLEADFWQMGLDANR from the coding sequence ATGGACGTCTTCGACCGGCTGAAGGCAGCCACACCAGCCGACTGGCGGAGCTACATCGACCACGACTTCGTCCGTCAGATGGGCGCGGGTACGCTGCCGCAGACGGCGTTCCGCACCTACCTCGTGCAGGACTACCTGTTCCTGATCCAGTTCGCGCGTGTCTATGCGCTCGCGACCTACAAGAGCCGCACGCTCGCCGACATGAAGGCGGCACAAGCCGGGCTGGCCGCCATCTTCGACGAAATGGATCTTCATGTGCGGCTTTGCGACCGCTGGGGGTTGTCGCCGGAGGACATCGAAGCCGCGCCCGAGCATCAGGCGACGATCGCCTATACCCGCTTCGTGCTGGATTGCGGCGCGGCAGGCGACCTGCTCGACCTGCATGTCGCGCTCGCCCCTTGCGTCATCGGTTATGCCGAGATCGGGCGCAACCTGGCGCCGAATGGAATCGACGCGCTCGGCGACCATCCCTATCGCGAATGGATCGCCGAATATGCGGGCGATGCCTATCAGGCTGTTGCGGCCAACGCGCGACATCATCTCGACGATCTTGCAGCACGGGCCATGACAGAGCGGCGCTTCGACGAACTCGCGACGTTATTCGGCAAGGCGTCCCGCCTGGAAGCCGACTTCTGGCAGATGGGGCTGGATGCTAATCGCTGA
- a CDS encoding type II toxin-antitoxin system VapC family toxin yields the protein MSYLLDTNVVSELRKIGDGKADARVAAWVDAEEAESFFISAITILELERGVLAIQRRDAAQGARLRAWLDNHVRPEFAGRILPVDDQIATRCAHLHIPDRRNEVDALIAATALVHGLTVATRNLRDFEGTGVVVVNPWEG from the coding sequence TTGAGTTATCTGCTCGACACCAACGTCGTCTCCGAGCTGCGCAAGATCGGCGACGGAAAGGCCGATGCCAGGGTCGCCGCATGGGTCGACGCGGAGGAAGCCGAGAGCTTCTTCATCTCGGCCATCACCATCCTTGAACTGGAACGCGGCGTGCTCGCCATCCAGCGTCGCGACGCCGCGCAGGGCGCGCGCCTGCGCGCTTGGCTGGACAATCATGTCCGACCGGAATTTGCCGGGCGCATCCTGCCTGTCGACGACCAGATTGCGACGCGCTGCGCGCATCTGCATATTCCCGATCGGCGCAACGAGGTCGATGCGCTGATTGCCGCGACAGCGCTTGTCCACGGCTTGACCGTGGCGACGCGCAACTTGCGGGATTTCGAGGGCACTGGCGTTGTCGTGGTCAACCCTTGGGAGGGTTGA
- a CDS encoding DUF2274 domain-containing protein — protein MTKLRLSALPDDKPVKITVKLPAAIHRDLVTYAEILARTSGEATPADPAKLVAPMLQRFMATDKGFNKAKRTTQH, from the coding sequence ATGACCAAGCTCAGGCTCTCGGCGCTCCCCGATGACAAGCCAGTCAAGATCACGGTTAAGCTGCCGGCGGCCATCCACCGCGATCTCGTCACCTATGCCGAGATTTTGGCCCGGACCTCGGGCGAGGCCACGCCAGCCGATCCAGCCAAGCTGGTCGCGCCGATGCTTCAGCGCTTTATGGCGACGGATAAGGGGTTCAACAAAGCGAAACGCACGACACAACACTGA
- a CDS encoding DNA-methyltransferase → MTVTDFSVITGDCRVLMPAQGPFDLILADPPYGDTSLAWDRRVDGWLQLACAALKPSGSLWVFGSLRSFMATADQFADADLRYAQEIVWEKQNGTSFHADRFKRVHELVAQFYRADVPWSAVYNDVQTTPDATARTVRRKMPPPHTGRIDAGHYVSEDGGPRLMRSVIYARNCHGTAIHPTEKPSGLIEILIRTSCPQGGLVGDWFVGSGAAGEACRLAGRRYVGCEIDAGMAELARGRITSVLPFIEGAQP, encoded by the coding sequence ATGACGGTCACCGACTTTTCCGTGATTACGGGCGATTGTCGCGTCCTGATGCCGGCGCAGGGTCCGTTCGACCTGATCCTAGCCGATCCGCCCTATGGCGACACGTCGCTCGCCTGGGATCGCCGTGTCGACGGTTGGCTGCAGCTTGCATGCGCCGCGTTGAAGCCATCGGGATCGCTCTGGGTGTTCGGCTCGCTGCGCAGCTTCATGGCGACGGCCGATCAATTTGCCGACGCCGACCTGCGCTACGCGCAGGAGATCGTGTGGGAGAAGCAGAACGGCACCAGCTTCCACGCCGATCGCTTCAAGCGTGTGCATGAGCTGGTCGCGCAGTTCTATCGCGCGGACGTGCCGTGGAGCGCCGTTTATAACGACGTGCAGACGACGCCCGACGCGACGGCGCGCACCGTGCGGCGCAAGATGCCACCGCCGCATACCGGCCGCATCGACGCCGGCCACTACGTCAGCGAGGACGGCGGACCGCGGCTGATGCGCTCCGTGATCTACGCGCGCAATTGCCACGGCACGGCAATCCATCCGACGGAAAAGCCGTCCGGCCTGATCGAAATCCTGATCCGCACGAGCTGCCCGCAAGGGGGCCTGGTCGGCGATTGGTTCGTCGGATCGGGCGCCGCCGGCGAAGCCTGCCGGCTCGCCGGGCGGCGCTATGTCGGCTGCGAGATCGACGCCGGCATGGCCGAGCTTGCGCGGGGGCGCATCACATCGGTGCTGCCGTTCATCGAGGGAGCGCAGCCATAA
- a CDS encoding IS110 family transposase, whose amino-acid sequence MALLFCGLDVAMDETAICVVDDQGKILLETTCVSDPVAIRDVLKPYLERLRRVGHEAGSLSPWLHPEMLKLGLPAVCLETQHVRAALSAQRNKTDRTDALGIAHIMRTGWFRQAHIKSESCYRLRLLLTQRRNLKAKFLDIENTIRHSLKAFGIKLGGASRGTFDQAVREAVAQDPLTAELMDAMLTARAMLWKQYCRLHDLVVRFVAGNELCRRFMQIPGVGPVTALSFMTAIDDPSRFRRSRDVAAYFGLTSRRWQSGTSIDVQGRISKAGDPDVRRALYEAASALMTRFKRKDKVKTWGQQIAKRSCHRKACVAVARKLAVIMHAMWTDGTFYIGDPAVSAQDMAARTALKDRKLLGAHR is encoded by the coding sequence ATGGCATTGTTGTTTTGTGGACTGGACGTGGCGATGGACGAGACCGCGATCTGCGTGGTCGACGATCAGGGTAAAATCCTTCTGGAAACCACCTGTGTGAGCGATCCGGTGGCGATCCGCGATGTGCTCAAACCTTATCTCGAGCGGTTGCGCCGCGTCGGTCATGAGGCCGGCTCACTGTCGCCCTGGCTGCACCCGGAGATGCTGAAACTCGGCCTGCCGGCGGTGTGCCTGGAAACCCAGCATGTGCGGGCGGCGCTGTCGGCGCAGCGCAACAAGACCGACCGGACGGATGCGCTGGGGATTGCGCATATCATGCGCACCGGCTGGTTCCGGCAGGCGCATATCAAGAGCGAGAGCTGCTACCGCTTGCGTCTGTTGCTGACACAGCGGCGCAACCTGAAGGCCAAATTCCTCGACATCGAGAACACCATCCGGCATTCGCTGAAGGCGTTCGGCATCAAGCTCGGCGGCGCCTCGCGCGGCACGTTCGACCAGGCCGTGCGCGAGGCGGTGGCGCAGGATCCGCTCACCGCGGAGCTGATGGATGCGATGCTGACGGCGCGGGCGATGCTGTGGAAACAGTATTGCCGGCTGCACGATCTGGTGGTGCGATTCGTCGCCGGCAATGAATTGTGTCGGCGCTTCATGCAGATTCCCGGCGTCGGTCCGGTGACGGCACTGTCCTTCATGACGGCGATCGACGATCCGTCGCGGTTCCGCCGTTCGCGCGACGTTGCTGCGTATTTTGGTCTGACATCCCGGCGCTGGCAGTCCGGCACCTCGATCGACGTCCAGGGCCGCATCAGCAAGGCCGGCGATCCGGACGTACGCCGCGCGCTGTATGAGGCAGCGTCGGCGCTGATGACGCGGTTCAAGCGCAAGGACAAGGTCAAGACCTGGGGCCAGCAGATCGCCAAGCGGTCCTGTCACCGCAAGGCCTGCGTCGCGGTGGCGCGCAAGCTGGCGGTGATCATGCATGCGATGTGGACCGACGGGACGTTCTATATCGGCGATCCCGCTGTCAGCGCCCAGGACATGGCCGCGCGTACGGCGCTGAAGGATCGCAAGCTACTCGGAGCGCATCGATGA
- a CDS encoding replication initiator protein A, which yields MSARRPYDDQQLELFRARGDDVAARDTQDLMSWPFFSLAKVRRVTPIDFRMGEVSIRVEATAEHGMATIWDADVLIWAASQIVDARDRGLRTSRLMAATPYEILTFVGRSDSGLSYDRLKAALDRLQSTTVVTSIRQPSERRRHRFSWINEWKERLDATGRPLGIELILPDWFYAGVIDDALILTIDRAYFDLTGRLERWLYRLVRKHGGRQTHGWSFDLPHLHLKSGSLSPLRRFRFELRAIVQRQPLPGYHLTLIDDPDGRQRLIFQPTASDRTVTPHQRRGGVQ from the coding sequence ATGTCGGCGCGCCGCCCATACGACGACCAGCAGCTCGAACTGTTCCGGGCGCGCGGCGACGATGTCGCCGCACGCGACACGCAGGACCTCATGTCCTGGCCGTTCTTCTCGCTCGCCAAGGTCCGCCGCGTGACGCCGATCGACTTCCGCATGGGCGAGGTGTCGATCCGCGTCGAGGCGACGGCCGAGCACGGCATGGCAACGATCTGGGACGCCGACGTGCTGATCTGGGCCGCGAGCCAGATCGTCGACGCGCGCGATCGCGGCTTGCGCACGTCGCGCCTCATGGCCGCCACGCCCTATGAGATCCTCACCTTTGTCGGCCGCAGCGACTCCGGCCTGAGCTACGACCGCCTGAAAGCGGCGCTCGACCGGCTGCAATCCACCACCGTCGTCACCTCGATCCGTCAGCCGTCCGAGCGGCGGCGGCATCGTTTCTCATGGATCAACGAGTGGAAGGAGCGTCTCGACGCGACCGGGCGGCCGCTCGGCATCGAACTGATCCTGCCGGACTGGTTCTATGCCGGGGTCATCGACGACGCGCTGATCCTCACCATCGATCGCGCCTATTTCGATCTGACCGGCCGCCTCGAGCGCTGGCTGTATCGCCTTGTACGCAAGCATGGCGGCCGGCAGACGCACGGCTGGAGCTTCGACCTTCCGCATCTGCATCTGAAGTCCGGCAGCCTGTCGCCGCTGCGCCGTTTCCGCTTCGAGCTGCGCGCCATCGTCCAGCGCCAGCCGCTGCCCGGCTACCACCTGACGCTCATCGACGATCCCGATGGACGCCAGCGCCTGATCTTCCAACCAACGGCTTCCGATCGCACCGTCACGCCGCACCAGCGGCGGGGAGGTGTGCAATGA
- a CDS encoding IS630 family transposase (programmed frameshift), whose translation MGRAYSNDLRERVVRAVVKGGLSRHQAAAQFGVGISTAINWVQRFHETGSVAPSQIGGYRPKKIAGPHREWLLQRCRKDFTVRGLVAELAERGLKVDYRTMWEFVHAVKLSYKKTLIAAEQDRPDVARRRAQWTKYRDRIDPTRLVFIDETWTKTNMAPLRGWAPRGQRIRAKVPHGRWQTMTFMAALRHDRITAPWFIEGPINGEAFLLYIEKVLVPTLRHGDIVIMDNLGSHKASAVRRVIRAAGARLFYLPKYSPDLNPIEQFFAKFKHWLRKAAQRTTEAVYNAIAPILETVAPAECANYFVNAGYNQI comes from the exons ATGGGACGAGCCTATTCGAACGACCTTCGTGAGCGGGTAGTGCGTGCTGTCGTTAAAGGCGGCCTGTCGCGGCATCAGGCTGCGGCCCAGTTTGGGGTGGGCATCAGCACGGCGATCAACTGGGTACAACGCTTCCACGAGACCGGCAGCGTCGCGCCAAGCCAGATCGGCGGCTATAGGCCAAAGAAGATTGCGGGGCCGCACCGCGAATGGCTGCTGCAACGGTGCCGAAAGGACTTTACCGTGCGCGGGCTGGTGGCCGAACTTGCCGAGCGTGGCCTTAAGGTCGATTACCGCACGATGTGGGAGTTCGTTCACGCTGTGAAGCTCAGTTAC AAAAAGACGCTGATTGCTGCAGAGCAGGATCGTCCCGATGTCGCCCGTCGGCGAGCGCAATGGACCAAGTATCGAGATCGGATTGATCCCACTCGGCTGGTGTTCATCGATGAGACCTGGACCAAAACCAATATGGCGCCGCTGCGGGGCTGGGCGCCGCGCGGTCAACGCATCAGAGCCAAGGTGCCGCATGGCCGCTGGCAGACCATGACCTTTATGGCCGCTCTGCGCCACGATCGCATCACCGCGCCGTGGTTCATCGAGGGGCCGATCAACGGCGAAGCCTTCCTTCTCTACATCGAGAAGGTTCTGGTCCCGACCCTGCGGCACGGCGACATCGTCATTATGGACAACCTCGGCTCGCACAAGGCCAGCGCCGTGCGTCGCGTCATCCGTGCCGCCGGTGCCCGGCTCTTCTACCTGCCGAAATACTCGCCTGATCTGAACCCGATCGAGCAGTTCTTTGCCAAGTTCAAACACTGGCTACGCAAAGCCGCGCAGCGGACCACCGAGGCCGTCTACAATGCTATCGCTCCGATCCTCGAAACCGTTGCACCGGCTGAATGCGCCAACTACTTCGTCAATGCAGGATACAACCAAATCTAA